A window of the Ostrea edulis chromosome 1, xbOstEdul1.1, whole genome shotgun sequence genome harbors these coding sequences:
- the LOC125651733 gene encoding linear primary-alkylsulfatase-like isoform X1, translating into MSAVQYVFMTLAVAFAVFLGYQVRLNTDKPDMTTRVIRDMSPDKELVKHSEEFQKKEIRKVTDSIYMGIGYALGNSIMVIAPDGLIIVDVTESSLAGKEILVEFRKITQKPIKAIIYTHHHTDHIGGVGAFIEDPLNLPDIWAHEYLPLEIRKFHTTAYGAKFKRSLRQFGSFVTKGKYQNAGIGIQLNYGKDKDSMGIVLPNKLLKEMELDTNIAGLDVRLMKIPGETSDQIGLWVPSLKAFMCADDVYRAFPNIYTIRGAPARDPVDWYTSVQRMLDLEPEYLVPSHTQPIIGKENVRGVLEVYRDGIQFVHDQAVRFINKGYSPDDVVKHVTMPDKLRLHPHLREFYGTVPWSVKGVFQLYLGWFSGDPIDLFPLSTTDRAKRMVALAGGVLEAMSMAVKAWNDNDIQWALELASSILIVDDRNAEARKLKIDCLTLLGIRNINAIASNYYLTSALETSGSLSIELNDKHREEIITALGIQELLELVSTMYKYEDCGGRSDVVVFIVKDKNQHFTIQLRNYVAIVRNDITPKQYDVQVIATEKALKKMMIERIENIQLKDLKDFSLEGSEGKFRSFMTCFESDWNK; encoded by the exons ATGAGCGCGGTTCAGTATGTGTTCATGACTTTGGCAGTGGCCTTTGCAGTTTTTCTCGGATACCAGGTCCGCCTGAACACCGACAAGCCAGACATGACCACGCGAGTCATCCGTGATATGTCACCGGACAAGGAATTGGTCAAACACTCCGAAGAATTCCAGAAAAAGGAAATAAGGAAG GTTACGGACAGTATTTACATGGGAATTGGCTATGCTCTGGGAAATTCCATCATGGTGATTGCTCCAGATGGACTCATAATAGTTGACGTCACTGAAAGTAGTCTCGCAGGAAAAGAGATTTTAGTGGAGTTTCGAAAAATTACCCAGAAGCCTATTAAAGCAATTATATACACTCATCACCACACGGATCATATTGGTGGCGTGGGG GCCTTTATTGAAGACCCACTCAACTTGCCCGACATTTGGGCACACGAATATCTTCCCCTTGAGATTCGGAAGTTTCACACTACCGCTTACGGAGCGAAGTTTAAGCGTTCATTGCGTCAGTTTGGTTCATTTGTGACAAAAGGAAAATATCAGAATGCTGGAATAGGAATACAGCTGAACTATGGGAAAGACAAAGATTCGATGGGAATCGTACTTCCCAATAAACTCCTGAAGGAAATGGAATTAGACACAAACATTGCAG GGCTAGACGTTCGCCTCATGAAAATTCCAGGAGAAACAAGTGATCAAATTGGCCTTTGGGTCCCATCCTTAAAAGCGTTCATGTGTGCTGACGATGTTTACAGAGCATTTCCAAACATTTATACTATTCGGGGAGCCCCAGCTAGAGATCCAGTTGACTGGTACACTTCAGTGCAAAGAATGTTAGATTTGGAACCAGAGTATCTCGTTCCTAGTCATACTCAGCCAATAATAGGCAAGGAAAACGTTCGAGGTGTTCTAGAGGTGTATAGAGATGGTATTCAGTTTGTTCATGATCAAGCTGTCAGATTCATCAACAAAGGCTACTCTCCTGATGACGTGGTGAAACATGTGACCATGCCTGACAAACTCCGTTTGCATCCTCACTTGAGAGAATTTTATGGCACTGTGCCATGGTCAGTTAAAGGAGTATTTCAGCTCTATCTTGGTTGGTTCAGTGGCGATCCTATAGACCTCTTTCCTTTGTCCACTACCGACAGAGCTAAACGCATGGTCGCGCTTGCAGGTGGCGTTCTCGAGGCCATGAGCATGGCAGTCAAAGCATGGAATGACAATGATATACAGTGGGCTTTAGAGCTAGCTTCCTCCATCTTGATTGTTGACGACAGAAATGCGGAGGccagaaaattaaaaatagactGTCTCACTCTTCTGGGCATACGAAACATAAATGCCATTGCTAGCAACTACTACTTAACAAGTGCACTGGAAACTTCAGGCAGTCTAAGCATAGAATTAAACGACAAACATCGCGAGGAAATTATCACAGCACTCGGGATACAAGAATTACTTGAACTTGTATCTACTATGTATAAATACGAAGACTGCGGAGGTCGTTCCGATGTTGTGGTATTTATAGTCAAAGACAAGAACCAGCATTTCACCATACAGCTTCGTAACTACGTGGCTATCGTTAGAAATGACATTACCCCTAAACAATACGATGTGCAAGTGATTGCTACAGAGAAGGCCTTGAAGAAAATGATgattgaaagaattgaaaacATACAGTTAAAAGATCTCAAGGATTTCAGTCTTGAAGGTAGTGAGGGAAAATTCAGAAGTTTCATGACTTGTTTCGAATCTGATTGGAACAAATAA
- the LOC125651733 gene encoding linear primary-alkylsulfatase-like isoform X2, translating to MSAVQYVFMTLAVAFAVFLGYQVRLNTDKPDMTTRVIRDMSPDKELVKHSEEFQKKEIRKAFIEDPLNLPDIWAHEYLPLEIRKFHTTAYGAKFKRSLRQFGSFVTKGKYQNAGIGIQLNYGKDKDSMGIVLPNKLLKEMELDTNIAGLDVRLMKIPGETSDQIGLWVPSLKAFMCADDVYRAFPNIYTIRGAPARDPVDWYTSVQRMLDLEPEYLVPSHTQPIIGKENVRGVLEVYRDGIQFVHDQAVRFINKGYSPDDVVKHVTMPDKLRLHPHLREFYGTVPWSVKGVFQLYLGWFSGDPIDLFPLSTTDRAKRMVALAGGVLEAMSMAVKAWNDNDIQWALELASSILIVDDRNAEARKLKIDCLTLLGIRNINAIASNYYLTSALETSGSLSIELNDKHREEIITALGIQELLELVSTMYKYEDCGGRSDVVVFIVKDKNQHFTIQLRNYVAIVRNDITPKQYDVQVIATEKALKKMMIERIENIQLKDLKDFSLEGSEGKFRSFMTCFESDWNK from the exons ATGAGCGCGGTTCAGTATGTGTTCATGACTTTGGCAGTGGCCTTTGCAGTTTTTCTCGGATACCAGGTCCGCCTGAACACCGACAAGCCAGACATGACCACGCGAGTCATCCGTGATATGTCACCGGACAAGGAATTGGTCAAACACTCCGAAGAATTCCAGAAAAAGGAAATAAGGAAG GCCTTTATTGAAGACCCACTCAACTTGCCCGACATTTGGGCACACGAATATCTTCCCCTTGAGATTCGGAAGTTTCACACTACCGCTTACGGAGCGAAGTTTAAGCGTTCATTGCGTCAGTTTGGTTCATTTGTGACAAAAGGAAAATATCAGAATGCTGGAATAGGAATACAGCTGAACTATGGGAAAGACAAAGATTCGATGGGAATCGTACTTCCCAATAAACTCCTGAAGGAAATGGAATTAGACACAAACATTGCAG GGCTAGACGTTCGCCTCATGAAAATTCCAGGAGAAACAAGTGATCAAATTGGCCTTTGGGTCCCATCCTTAAAAGCGTTCATGTGTGCTGACGATGTTTACAGAGCATTTCCAAACATTTATACTATTCGGGGAGCCCCAGCTAGAGATCCAGTTGACTGGTACACTTCAGTGCAAAGAATGTTAGATTTGGAACCAGAGTATCTCGTTCCTAGTCATACTCAGCCAATAATAGGCAAGGAAAACGTTCGAGGTGTTCTAGAGGTGTATAGAGATGGTATTCAGTTTGTTCATGATCAAGCTGTCAGATTCATCAACAAAGGCTACTCTCCTGATGACGTGGTGAAACATGTGACCATGCCTGACAAACTCCGTTTGCATCCTCACTTGAGAGAATTTTATGGCACTGTGCCATGGTCAGTTAAAGGAGTATTTCAGCTCTATCTTGGTTGGTTCAGTGGCGATCCTATAGACCTCTTTCCTTTGTCCACTACCGACAGAGCTAAACGCATGGTCGCGCTTGCAGGTGGCGTTCTCGAGGCCATGAGCATGGCAGTCAAAGCATGGAATGACAATGATATACAGTGGGCTTTAGAGCTAGCTTCCTCCATCTTGATTGTTGACGACAGAAATGCGGAGGccagaaaattaaaaatagactGTCTCACTCTTCTGGGCATACGAAACATAAATGCCATTGCTAGCAACTACTACTTAACAAGTGCACTGGAAACTTCAGGCAGTCTAAGCATAGAATTAAACGACAAACATCGCGAGGAAATTATCACAGCACTCGGGATACAAGAATTACTTGAACTTGTATCTACTATGTATAAATACGAAGACTGCGGAGGTCGTTCCGATGTTGTGGTATTTATAGTCAAAGACAAGAACCAGCATTTCACCATACAGCTTCGTAACTACGTGGCTATCGTTAGAAATGACATTACCCCTAAACAATACGATGTGCAAGTGATTGCTACAGAGAAGGCCTTGAAGAAAATGATgattgaaagaattgaaaacATACAGTTAAAAGATCTCAAGGATTTCAGTCTTGAAGGTAGTGAGGGAAAATTCAGAAGTTTCATGACTTGTTTCGAATCTGATTGGAACAAATAA